The following proteins are co-located in the Bos indicus isolate NIAB-ARS_2022 breed Sahiwal x Tharparkar chromosome 8, NIAB-ARS_B.indTharparkar_mat_pri_1.0, whole genome shotgun sequence genome:
- the MSANTD3 gene encoding myb/SANT-like DNA-binding domain-containing protein 3, with protein sequence MQNNEIIKPAKYFSELEKSILLALVEKYKYVLECKKSDARTIALKQRTWQALAHEYNSQPSVSLRDFKQLKKCWENIKARTKKIMAHERREKVKRSVSPLLSTHVLGKEKIASMLPEQLYFLQSPPEEEPEYHAEAAAQESFAVSNRELCDDEKEFIHFPVCEGTSQPEPSCSAVRITANKNYRSKTSQEGALKKMHEEEHHQQMSILQLQLIQMNEVHVAKIQQIERECEMAEEEHRIKMEVLNKKKMYWERKLQTFTKEWPVSSFNRPFPNSP encoded by the exons ATGCAAAACAACGAAATCATAAAACCTGCCAAATACTTCTCAGAATTGGAAAAGAGCATCCTGCTGGCGTTAGTAGAAAAGTACAAGTATGTGCTGGAATGTAAGAAAAGTGATGCGCGAACTATTGCCCTCAAGCAGCGCACCTGGCAGGCGCTTGCCCACGAGTACAACTCCCAGCCCAGCGTGTCGCTGCGGGATTTCAAACAGCTGAAGAAGTGCTGGGAGAACATCAAGGCTCGGACCAAAAAGATTATGGCCCAcgagaggagagagaaagtgaagcGCAGCGTCAGCCCGCTTCTGAGCACCCACGTCCTGGGGAAGGAGAAGATTGCCAGCATGCTGCCGGAGCAACTGTATTTCCTGCAGAGCCCTCCCGAGGAGGAGCCCGAGTACCATGCTGAGGCCGCTGCCCAAG AATCATTTGCTGTTTCAAATAGAGAACTGTGCGATGATGAGAAAGAGTTCATACATTTTCCAGTATGTGAGGGGACCTCTCAACCTGAACCCTCGTGTTCAGCTGTCAGAATAACAGCCAATAAAAACTACAGGAGCAAAACCTCTCAGGAAGGTGCTTTAAAAAAGATGCATGAGGAAGAACACcatcaacaaatgtccatcttaCAACTGCAGCTGATACAAATGAATGAGGTGCATGTGGCCAAAATCCAGCAGATAGAGCGAGAGTGTGAGATGGCAGAGGAGGAACACAGGATAAAAATGGAAGTTCTCAATAAAAAGAAGATGTATTGGGAAAGAAAACTGCAAACTTTTACCAAGGAGtggcctgtttcctcatttaacCGGCCCTTTCCCAATTCACCCTAA